NNNNNNNNNNNNNNNNNNNNNNNNNNNNNNNNNNNNNNNNNNNNNNNNNNNNNNNNNNNNNNNNNNNNNNNNNNNNNNNNNNNNNNNNNNNNNNNNNNNNNNNNNNNNNNNNNNNNNNNNNNNNNNNNNNNNNNNNNNNNNNNNNNNNNNNNNNNNNNNNNNNNNNNNNNNNNNNNNNNNNNNNNNNNNNNNNNNNNNNNNNNNNNNNNNNNNNNNNNNNNNNNNNNNNNNNNNNNNNNNNNNNNNNNNNNNNNNNNNNNNNNNNNNNNNNNNNNNNNNNNNNNNNNNNNNNNNNNNNNNNNNNNNNNNNNNNNNNNNNNNNNNNNNNNNNNNNNNNNNNNNNNNNNNNNNNNNNNNNNNNNNNNNNNNNNNNNNNNNNNNNNNNNNNNNNNNNNNNNNNNNNNNNNNNNNNNNNNNNNNNNNNNNNNNNNNNNNNNNNNNNNNNNNNNNNNNNNNNNNNNNNNNNNNNNNNNNNNNNNNNNNNNNNNNNNNNNNNNNNNNNNNNNNNNNNNNNNNNNNNNNNNNNNNNNNNNNNNNNNNNNNNNNNNNNNNNNNNNNNNNNNNNNNNNNNNNNNNNNNNNNNNNNNNNNNNNNNNNNNNNNNNNNNNNNNNNNNNNNNNNNNNNNNNNNNNNNNNNNNNNNNNNNNNNNNNNNNNNNNNNNNNNNNNNNNNNNNNNNNNNNNNNNNNNNNNNNNNNNNNNNNNNNNNNNNNNNNNNNNNNNNNNNNNNNNNNNNNNNNNNNNNNNNNNNNNNNNNNNNNNNNNNNNNNNNNNNNNNNNNNNNNNNNNNNNNNNNNNNNNNNNNNNNNNNNNNNNNNNNNNNNNNNNNNNNNNNNNNNNNNNNNNNNNNNNNNNNNNNNNNNNNNNNNNNNNNNNNNNNNNNNNNNNNNNNNNNNNNNNNNNNNNNNNNNNNNNNNNNNNNNNNNNNNNNNNNNNNNNNNNNNNNNNNNNNNNNNNNNNNNNNNNNNNNNNNNNNNNNNNNNNNNNNNNNNNNNNNNNNNNNNNNNNNNNNNNNNNNNNNNNNNNNNNNNNNNNNNNNNNNNNNNNNNNNNNNNNNNNNNNNNNNNNNNNNNNNNNNNNNNNNNNNNNNNNNNNNNNNNNNNNNNNNNNNNNNNNNNNNNNNNNNNNNNNNNNNNNNNNNNNNNNNNNNNNNNNNNNNNNNNNNNNNNNNNNNNNNNNNNNNNNNNNNNNNNNNNNNNNNNNNNNNNNNNNNNNNNNNNNNNNNNNNNNNNNNNNNNNNNNNNNNNNNNNNNNNNNNNNNNNNNNNNNNNNNNNNNNNNNNNNNNNNNNNNNNNNNNNNNNNNNNNNNNNNNNNNNNNNNNNNNNNNNNNNNNNNNNNNNNNNNNNNNNNNNNNNNNNNNNNNNNNNNNNNNNNNNNNNNNNNNNNNNNNNNNNNNNNNNNNNNNNNNNNNNNNNNNNNNNNNNNNNNNNNNNNNNNNNNNNNNNNNNNNNNNNNNNNNNNNNNNNNNNNNNNNNNNNNNNNNNNNNNNNNNNNNNNNNNNNNNNNNNNNNNNNNNNNNNNNNNNNNNNNNNNNNNNNNNNNNNNNNNNNNNNNNNNNNNNNNNNNNNNNNNNNNNNNNNNNNNNNNNNNNNNNNNNNNNNNNNNNNNNNNNNNNNNNNNNNNNNNNNNNNNNNNNNNNNNNNNNNNNNNNNNNNNNNNNNNNNNNNNNNNNNNNNNNNNNNNNNNNNNNNNNNNNNNNNNNNNNNNNNNNNNNNNNNNNNNNNNNNNNNNNNNNNNNNNNNNNNNNNNNNNNNNNNNNNNNNNNNNNNNNNNNNNNNNNNNNNNNNNNNNNNNNNNNNNNNNNNNNNNNNNNNNNNNNNNNNNNNNNNNNNNNNNNNNNNNNNNNNNNNNNNNNNNNNNNNNNNNNNNNNNNNNNNNNNNNNNNNNNNNNNNNNNNNNNNNNNNNNNNNNNNNNNNNNNNNNNNNNNNNNNNNNNNNNNNNNNNNNNNNNNNNNNNNNNNNNNNNNNNNNNNNNNNNNNNNNNNNNNNNNNNNNNNNNNNNNNNNNNNNNNNNNNNNNNNNNNNNNNNNNNNNNNNNNNNNNNNNNNNNNNNNNNNNNNNNNNNNNNNNNNNNNNNNNNNNNNNNNNNNNNNNNNNNNNNNNNNNNNNNNNNNNNNNNNNNNNNNNNNNNNNNNNNNNNNNNNNNNNNNNNNNNNNNNNNNNNNNNNNNNNNNNNNNNNNNNNNNNNNNNNNNNNNNNNNNNNNNNNNNNNNNNNNNNNNNNNNNNNNNNNNNNNNNNNNNNNNNNNNNNNNNNNNNNNNNNNNNNNNNNNNNNNNNNNNNNNNNNNNNNNNNNNNNNNNNNNNNNNNNNNNNNNNNNNNNNNNNNNNNNNNNNNNNNNNNNNNNNNNNNNNNNNNNNNNNNNNNNNNNNNNNNNNNNNNNNNNNNNNNNNNNNNNNNNNNNNNNNNNNNNNNNNNNNNNNNNNNNNNNNNNNNNNNNNNNNNNNNNNNNNNNNNNNNNNNNNNNNNNNNNNNNNNNNNNNNNNNNNNNNNNNNNNNNNNNNNNNNNNNNNNNNNNNNNNNNNNNNNNNNNNNNNNNNNNNNNNNNNNNNNNNNNNNNNNNNNNNNNNNNNNNNNNNNNNNNNNNNNNNNNNNNNNNNNNNNNNNNNNNNNNNNNNNNNNNNNNNNNNNNNNNNNNNNNNNNNNNNNNNNNNNNNNNNNNNNNNNNNNNNNNNNNNNNNNNNNNNNNNNNNNNNNNNNNNNNNNNNNNNNNNNNNNNNNNNNNNNNNNNNNNNNNNNNNNNNNNNNNNNNNNNNNNNNNNNNNNNNNNNNNNNNNNNNNNNNNNNNNNNNNNNNNNNNNNNNNNNNNNNNNNNNNNNNNNNNNNNNNNNNNNNNNNNNNNNNNNNNNNNNNNNNNNNNNNNNNNNNNNNNNNNNNNNNNNNNNNNNNNNNNNNNNNNNNNNNNNNNNNNNNNNNNNNNNNNNNNNNNNNNNNNNNNNNNNNNNNNNNNNNNNNNNNNNNNNNNNNNNNNNNNNNNNNNNNNNNNNNNNNNNNNNNNNNNNNNNNNNNNNNNNNNNNNNNNNNNNNNNNNNNNNNNNNNNNNNNNNNNNNNNNNNNNNNNNNNNNNNNNNNNNNNNNNNNNNNNNNNNNNNNNNNNNNNNNNNNNNNNNNNNNNNNNNNNNNNNNNNNNNNNNNNNNNNNNNNNNNNNNNNNNNNNNNNNNNNNNNNNNNNNNNNNNNNNNNNNNNNNNNNNNNNNNNNNNNNNNNNNNNNNNNNNNNNNNNNNNNNNNNNNNNNNNNNNNNNNNNNNNNNNNNNNNNNNNNNNNNNNNNNNNNNNNNNNNNNNNNNNNNNNNNNNNNNNNNNNNNNNNNNNNNNNNNNNNNNNNNNNNNNNNNNNNNNNNNNNNNNNNNNNNNNNNNNNNNNNNNNNNNNNNNNNNNNNNNNNNNNNNNNNNNNNNNNNNNNNNNNNNNNNNNNNNNNNNNNNNNNNNNNNNNNNNNNNNNNNNNNNNNNNNNNNNNNNNNNNNNNNNNNNNNNNNNNNNNNNNNNNNNNNNNNNNNNNNNNNNNNNNNNNNNNNNNNNNNNNNNNNNNNNNNNNNNNNNNNNNNNNNNNNNNNNNNNNNNNNNNNNNNNNNNNNNNNNNNNNNNNNNNNNNNNNNNNNNNNNNNNNNNNNNNNNNNNNNNNNNNNNNNNNNNNNNNNNNNNNNNNNNNNNNNNNNNNNNNNNNNNNNNNNNNNNNNNNNNNNNNNNNNNNNNNNNNNNNNNNNNNNNNNNNNNNNNNNNNNNNNNNNNNNNNNNNNNNNNNNNNNNNNNNNNNNNNNNNNNNNNNNNNNNNNNNNNNNNNNNNNNNNNNNNNNNNNNNNNNNNNNNNNNNNNNNNNNNNNNNNNNNNNNNNNNNNNNNNNNNNNNNNNNNNNNNNNNNNNNNNNNNNNNNNNNNNNNNNNNNNNNNNNNNNNNNNNNNNNNNNNNNNNNNNNNNNNNNNNNNNNNNNNNNNNNNNNNNNNNNNNNNNNNNNNNNNNNNNNNNNNNNNNNNNNNNNNNNNNNNNNNNNNNNNNNNNNNNNNNNNNNNNNNNNNNNNNNNNNNNNNNNNNNNNNNNNNNNNNNNNNNNNNNNNNNNNNNNNNNNNNNNNNNNNNNNNNNNNNNNNNNNNNNNNNNNNNNNNNNNNNNNNNNNNNNNNNNNNNNNNNNNNNNNNNNNNNNNNNNNNNNNNNNNNNNNNNNNNNNNNNNNNNNNNNNNNNNNNNNNNNNNNNNNNNNNNNNNNNNNNNNNNNNNNNNNNNNNNNNNNNNNNNNNNNNNNNNNNNNNNNNNNNNNNNNNNNNNNNNNNNNNNNNNNNNNNNNNNNNNNNNNNNNNNNNNNNNNNNNNNNNNNNNNNNNNNNNNNNNNNNNNNNNNNNNNNNNNNNNNNNNNNNNNNNNNNNNNNNNNNNNNNNNNNNNNNNNNNNNNNNNNNNNNNNNNNNNNNNNNNNNNNNNNNNNNNNNNNNNNNNNNNNNNNNNNNNNNNNNNNNNNNNNNNNNNNNNNNNNNNNNNNNNNNNNNNNNNNNNNNNNNNNNNNNNNNNNNNNNNNNNNNNNNNNNNNNNNNNNNNNNNNNNNNNNNNNNNNNNNNNNNNNNNNNNNNNNNNNNNNNNNNNNNNNNNNNNNNNNNNNNNNNNNNNNNNNNNNNNNNNNNNNNNNNNNNNNNNNNNNNNNNNNNNNNNNNNNNNNNNNNNNNNNNNNNNNNNNNNNNNNNNNNNNNNNNNNNNNNNNNNNNNNNNNNNNNNNNNNNNNNNNNNNNNNNNNNNNNNNNNNNNNNNNNNNNNNNNNNNNNNNNNNNNNNNNNNNNNNNNNNNNNNNNNNNNNNNNNNNNNNNNNNNNNNNNNNNNNNNNNNNNNNNNNNNNNNNNNNNNNNNNNNNNNNNNNNNNNNNNNNNNNNNNNNNNNNNNNNNNNNNNNNNNNNNNNNNNNNNNNNNNNNNNNNNNNNNNNNNNNNNNNNNNNNNNNNNNNNNNNNNNNNNNNNNNNNNNNNNNNNNNNNNNNNNNNNNNNNNNNNNNNNNNNNNNNNNNNNNNNNNNNNNNNNNNNNNNNNNNNNNNNNNNNNNNNNNNNNNNNNNNNNNNNNNNNNNNNNNNNNNNNNNNNNNNNNNNNNNNNNNNNNNNNNNNNNNNNNNNNNNNNNNNNNNNNNNNNNNNNNNNNNNNNNNNNNNNNNNNNNNNNNNNNNNNNNNNNNNNNNNNNNNNNNNNNNNNNNNNNNNNNNNNNNNNNNNNNNNNNNNNNNNNNNNNNNNNNNNNNNNNNNNNNNNNNNNNNNNNNNNNNNNNNNNNNNNNNNNNNNNNNNNNNNNNNNNNNNNNNNNNNNNNNNNNNNNNNNNNNNNNNNNNNNNNNNNNNNNNNNNNNNNNNNNNNNNNNNNNNNNNNNNNNNNNNNNNNNNNNNNNNNNNNNNNNNNNNNNNNNNNNNNNNNNNNNNNNNNNNNNNNNNNNNNNNNNNNNNNNNNNNNNNNNNNNNNNNNNNNNNNNNNNNNNNNNNNNNNNNNNNNNNNNNNNNNNNNNNNNNNNNNNNNNNNNNNNNNNNNNNNNNNNNNNNNNNNNNNNNNNNNNNNNNAAATTTGATGTATAAATGaggtgtaaattctgaatgagagcttctcctatttataggaagGTGGCTGCTATCTTGATCGTGTATTATCTTCGcgtttgaactttgaatcaaactttaaatctaggATAATTATCATTCTTTATCCGTTATCTTGGATAATTTTTCGAAATCTAAATATTCATCCCTTGGATATTTCGAAATTTAGAGATCATATTATCCTCTGTTTAATCTCTATCcaggtatatcaaatcttagatctttatctggtaaaaatctttccaactttgaatttTTATCTCCAACTTTATCTGCATATATCcaaattctttatttaattattggattgtgatagacttatttattatctcaagttcaaaatatatgcacaatattatcttaaatcttgagcttcaaaaatattgtacacgatATAATTATCCCCCCAACTTTGGATAAACTGCAAATCTTAcatctcaaataaaataatgagatagatacTCAAATATTGACTAATCCTAGCacacttaaattacaaaaatattatcacgatcACAAAAATCTTGGGTTTTACACAAACAGCCCACATTTTACTGGATCTAACAACGTGGTAATTGGCTAATGAAATGGTCAGACTCTACCTACATGTCCTAAATAATAGACGTTATTAACTGAATCAACTTTGACAACTTCAACAATAACTCTAATGACCCTAACAATTCCTTCCCTAAACTGATTGCAGTAATGCTTTCAGTTTATTCGTGGTACCACACATACACCCATTAACTCACGCAGCTTCAAGAACATATCCAGCTTAAGTGGTTTTGTCATGATGTCTGCAACTTGTTCTTGTGTGACACAGTGCTTCAGCTCAATAACTCCATCTCTGGTCAAATCACGCAAGAAATGAAACCTTACATCAATGTGTTTGCTGCGTCCATGCATAACTGGATTCTTGGATAGCTTAATGGTAGAATTGTTATCACATAACACAGTAGTACACTTGCCTTGAGAATGACCAAGCTTCTCCAATACTCTCCTCATCCACACCCCTTGACAAGCACAAGATTCAGCTGCCACAAACTCTGCTTCAGTAGTGGACAAAGTAACTACTGGTTGTTTTCTTGAGGACTAGGATACAGCTCTTTCACTGAGTAGAAACACATAACCAGATGTGCTTTTCCGGTCATCTACATCTCCTGCATAATCACTATCTGTATATGCCATCAATTCTCCACTACCTTCCTTTCGATAAAAGACTCCCAAGTCCATAGTACCTTTCAAGTATCTTAACACACTTTTTGCAGCTTGCAAATGCAACTCAGTTGGACTTGCCATGAATCTGCTAATGAGACACACCACATACATCAAGTCTGGCCTTGTCGCAGTTAGGTACATAAGACTTCCGACCAATTGTTTATACATGGTAGCATTCACCTTGGCTCCTTTTTCATTCTTCATTAGTCTAGCACCAGGAACAATGGGATTCTTCACACTGTTACTCTTCTCCATTTTAAACCTCTCCAAAACTTCTTTTGCATACTTTCTTTGACAGATATAAATGCCTTCAGGATTTTGTAACACTTCCACACCGAGAAAGTATTTCATCTTTCCCAAATCagtcatatcaaattcaagttTCATAGAATTCTTGAACTTAACAAACATGCTCTCATCATTACCAGTAAAAATtagatcatcaacatataagcTAGCAATCAAAATTTTACCTTCATCTCCTGGTTTTATGAATAAGGTGTGTTCACAGCTGCACCTCTCAAATCCTTCTTTGACAAAGTATGCTTCAATCTGGCTGTACCATGCACGAGGGGCTTGTTTAAGGCCATACAATGCCTTTTTCAATTTGTACACCTTGTACTCTTCACCTTTCTTCTCATAACCATGTGGTTGCTCAACAAATAAAAGCTCATGTCTCTTTTTCAACAAGATTTTTGTAATTCTTGAAGATAGTAAAAGCTTCAAATTTTCCAGTAAGAAAATATATCCACACCTTACGACTGTAATCATCAATGAAGCTTATGAAATACCTCTTCTCACTATTGGAGACATGTTTGATGGGTCCGCATATGTCAGCATGTACCAACTGTAGTCTTTGTGATGCTCTCCATGAACTCCTCTTTGGAATTGCATCCCTGTGTTGCTTTCCCACCATGCAATCAGTGCATATTTTGGACGGTGCCTTCAACTGTGGTAACCCTCTCACCATTTGCTTATTTTGTAATGTTCTCAGACCCTTGAAACTTAGATGCCCATATCTGCAATGCCAAAGATGAGTGTTGTCTTCGAGAATTGTTTGAAAGCAAATGGGAGCTGTCGGTAGAATTCTTGCAAGCAGTATGAACATCCTATTTGCAGACATTGCTGTTTGCATAATAAGCCCTTTCTTGGGATGATAGATTCTACATACTCCATGTTGTATCAAAATAGCTACACATCTTTCTTGTAATTTTCCAATACTTAATaagttatttttcaacttaAGTATATAGAAAACATCAGTGATTACTTGAATAACTCCAGCAATTTGCATTCTTATGTTACCCTTTCCCAACACAGCCATCTTGGAATTATTCCCGAGTGTTACAGATTGTTGAAATTCCTCATCAAGATCTGAGAACCACTGCTTATTTGCACACATATGATTGCTACACCCTGAGTCAAGGAACCAGATATATTCTCTCCTTGATTGATTAAGTTCCACATATGACGTCAACAACATTTCTTCTTTCTCCTCAAGCTCAGCATAATTCGCTTCCTTCTCCCATTTAGGACACTCATATTGAAAATGCCCTAATTGATGACACTTATAACACTCAACCATAGCCTTGTTGAATGCTTGTCTACCTCTTCCTCTGCCTCTTCCTCGAGAAGCTCCACGAGCTCGATCGCCACCTCTTCCACCAACTCTATTATCATATGTAACCTTTAATGCCTGCTCATCTCCTCCATGCCCGTTCATCCTCTGTTCATGTACTAGCAAGCTACTCTGCAACTCATCAATAGTTAAGATGTCTAAGTTATTAGACTCTTCAATTGAACACACAACATAGTCGAACCTTGATGTCATTGATCTTAGGATCTTTTCAATGATCACCACTTGCTCCATGTTTTAACCATGAATCTTCATCCTGTTTGCTATGATGAGTGTTCGAGAGAAGTACGCATCGACACTTTTACCCTTTTTCATCTGTAGAACCTCAAACTTCTTCCGAAGAGCTTGGAGCTGTGCTCTTTTGACTCTTGTAGAACCCTGGTACTTCTGCTTCATAGAGTCCCAATTAAATGTGCTTGGCAGTGTCTCTATTGAGGATCATCTCCATAATGGTTCGATCAATGGCTTGGAACAGATAGTTCTTGACCTTCAAGTCTTTCGGCTTCTGGTCTGTAATTGATTTTTGTTGTGCTTCAGTAAGTTCCACTCCTTTTGCTACAACAGGAATTCCAGTCTCCACCAAACTCCAATATTCCTTTGAGCGAAGAAAATTTTCCATAAGCATGGACCAATGATCGTAATGGCCATCAAACTTAGGAATTGCAGGTTGAACGAAGTTATTTTCAGCTGCAATGCTTGGATTCTCACTCTTTCTCTTCTCAAAAAACTGCGGTTTCTTTATAATCAGGCCCCACGATAGAGCTCTGATACCAGATTGTTGTAAACTCTAAGTACAAATCAATTCACAGAAGCATCTCACACAATTTATTAGACAAACAGTTTGCTTATATAAGCCTTACAATGAAACAAAATAGGAAACAAACAGCCCACATTTTACTGGATCTAACAACGTGGTAATTGGCTAATGAAATGGTCAGACTCTACCTACATGTCCTAAATAATAGGAGTTATTAACTGAATCAACTTTAACAACTTCAACAATAACTCTAATGACCCTAACAAAATTATT
This window of the Primulina huaijiensis isolate GDHJ02 chromosome 3, ASM1229523v2, whole genome shotgun sequence genome carries:
- the LOC140972549 gene encoding uncharacterized protein, translated to MEQVVIIEKILRSMTSRFDYVVCSIEESNNLDILTIDELQSSLLVHEQRMNGHGGDEQALKVTYDNRVGGRGGDRARGASRGRGRGRGRQAFNKAMVECYKCHQLGHFQYECPKWEKEANYAELEEKEEMLLTSYVELNQSRREYIWFLDSGCSNHMCANKQWFSDLDEEFQQSVTLGNNSKMAVLGKGNIRMQIAGVIQVITDVFYILKLKNNLLSIGKLQERCVAILIQHGVCRIYHPKKGLIMQTAMSANRMFILLARILPTAPICFQTILEDNTHLWHCRYGHLSFKGLRTLQNKQMVRGLPQLKAPSKICTDCMVGKQHRDAIPKRSSWRASQRLQLVHADICGPIKHVSNSEKRITKILLKKRHELLFVEQPHGYEKKGEEYKVYKLKKALYGLKQAPRAWYSQIEAYFVKEGFERCSCEHTLFIKPGDEGKILIASLYVDDLIFTGNDESMFVKFKNSMKLEFDMTDLGKMKYFLGVEVLQNPEGIYICQRKYAKEVLERFKMEKSNSVKNPIVPGARLMKNEKGAKVNATMYKQLVGSLMYLTATRPDLMYVVCLISRFMASPTELHLQAAKSVLRYLKGTMDLGVFYRKEGSGELMAYTDSDYAGDVDDRKSTSGYVFLLSERAVS